Sequence from the Sulfurimonas hongkongensis genome:
ATGATAGACCTTTAAGCGATCAAGAACTACCTCTTCTTTATCATCATCTCTTTGAACTAAATCTTCGCCAGTTATATCATCTTTACCCTCAACTTTTGGTGGATTGTAAACTAAATGATAAGTTCTACCACTTGCAAGGTGCGCTCTCCTTCCTGACATTCTCTTTACTATCTCACTATCATCAACATCGATCTCTATAACTGCATCTATTACAATTCCTGCATCTGTAACTGCATCTGCTTGAGCTATGGTTCGTGGAAAGCCATCAAGAAGGTAACCATTTTTACAATCACTCTCTGCTATACGATCTTTTACAAGTCCTATGATTATATCATCAGTTACAAGTTGACCTGCATCCATTGCAGCTTTTGCCATCTTACCCATCTGTGTGCCCGCTTTTATGGCTGCTCTTAGCATATCACCAGTAGAGATTTGAGGAATGTTGTACTTTTTTGTTAAAAATCCTGCCTGTGTTCCTTTTCCAGCACCAGGTGCTCCTAGTAATATAATTCTCATATTTTGTCCTATTCTTTTAATGTTGAAAGTATAATACAAGAAGCCTAAAATAGACATAACTTGTAATTTCATCTATTTAGCTTAATAGACCCTCACCTACCTAATAAATATAACAATGTAAATACAAAACCGCTATAATTAAATATAATACTAAAATATCTTATTTAGGAAATAAATCATGAAAATAGCACAAAATGTAACTGAGTTGATTGGAAATACTCCACTTGTAAAGATAAATAGTATCTCTAATGAGACAAACACCACAATACTTGGCAAATGTGAGTTTATGAATCCTACTAGCTCTGTAAAAGATAGAATTGCTCTAGCTATGATTGACGCCGCAATAGCTGATGGCAAGATAAACAAAGAGACTCTTATAGTTGAGCCAACAAGTGGAAACACTGGGATTGGACTTGCTATGGTCTGTGCTTCTAAAGCTTTAAAACTCACACTTACAATGCCAGAATCTATGAGCCTAGAGAGACGTCAACTACTTTCTGCTCTTGGTGCTAACATAGTTCTAACTCCAGCTGCACTTGGGATGAACGGTGCGATTGACAAAGCAGCTGAGCTAAATAAAGAGACTAAAAACAGCTTTATGCCTCAACAGTTCAACAACCCAGCAAATCCAGCTGTGCATAAAAAAACTACTGCCAAAGAGATACTAAGAGATACTGATGGTAAGATTGATATCTTAGTTGTAGCAGTTGGAACGGGTGGTTCACTAACTGGAATAGGAGAAGCTCTAAAGGAGTACAATCCAGATATAGAAATAATCGCAGTTGAGCCATCAAGTTCACCTGTTATTTCTGGAGGAAAAGCAGGACCTCACAAGATTCAGGGTATCGGTGCTGGTTTTATTCCAAAAGTATTAAACTGCGATATCTTTAGTGAAGTTATCCAAGTTAGCGATGAAGATGCGTTTGCCTCTTCAAAAGCTTTAGCAAAGAGTGATGGACTTTTAGTTGGTATCTCAGCAGGGGCAAATGCTTATGCTGCAAAACTTGTAGCCCAAAGAGAGAAAAACAGAGGAAAAACCATAGTTACTATACTTTGTGATACAGGAGAGAGATACCTCAGTACTGCTCTTTACTCGTAAAACAGCACTATATTTATACCCTTTATAGATGTAAAAAGAGTTAAAGGGTAGGCTCTTTGAGCAACTTTAGAACTCTTTAGACTCAGCATTTTGAACAAATCGTCCAGCCATCTCTTTAGTTTGCGTTACTATCTCGTTTACCTCTTTTGCATTGTCTGCATTTTTCTGTGTGGTCTCCTCAAGCGTGCCAATAGTGTCGTTAATATTTGAGACTGCTTGAGACTGCTCTTGCATAGTTGAACTTACTTCATTTATAGAACCTGTCATGATACCCACAGTTGCAGTAATTTCATTAAGACTTTTTTGTGTTTTTTCAGCAAGACTAGTCACTTCATCTGCAACTACAGCAAACCCTCTACCATGTTCTCCCGCTCGTGCTGCCTCAATAGCAGCATTTAGTGCTAAAAGATTGGTCTGATCTGCAATATCACGAATAACGCTTATTGATGATTTAATATCCTCGGATTGGCTTACAACATTATTGGTTCTATTAACAATCTCATTTATTGCAACTGTAATAGACTCCATAATTGCTGAGGTATCTTTGAGTTTTTGTGCTTGATCTTGTGCTGAAGATGTCAATAATGTCATATTCTCAGAGAGTTTTAAAGATTGACTCTCAAGGCTATGCCCATCTTCGAGCTCCTGTTTACTAGCTTGTGAGAGAGCTTTTCCTAAACTGTTTGTACTCTCAAAAAGTTCTTTTACTCTCCCCTGTGTATCTGCTATTTCTACGGTAGCCTTAAAATTATCATTTTCATAACTCTTAAGCACTTCTAGTACTTTTTGGATATTTGTATTCATAGCATCAAGCATAGAGTTGACAATCTCTTTGAGTCTATTTAGAGATTCACTACTCGCATCTACTTCAACTCTTTTTGTCATATCGCCTTTGGCTGTTTTTGAAGCAACATCTGAGAGGTTAGCTATAAGTTTATTATCTTGGATTATGCCATCTTCCATATTTTTTATATAGCGATTAAACTCCTGAGCTATGTCTTTAATCTCATCATTTTCTTTAATCTCTATGTGTGAACCATTTTTTTCGTTTAAATTTTTAACGCCATCTAGTAAAAGCTGCAGTTTACT
This genomic interval carries:
- the adk gene encoding adenylate kinase, whose protein sequence is MRIILLGAPGAGKGTQAGFLTKKYNIPQISTGDMLRAAIKAGTQMGKMAKAAMDAGQLVTDDIIIGLVKDRIAESDCKNGYLLDGFPRTIAQADAVTDAGIVIDAVIEIDVDDSEIVKRMSGRRAHLASGRTYHLVYNPPKVEGKDDITGEDLVQRDDDKEEVVLDRLKVYHEQTEPLIGYYKEQASKDESLKYITVDGTADIKDVEASIVSQLG
- the cysK gene encoding cysteine synthase A, whose amino-acid sequence is MKIAQNVTELIGNTPLVKINSISNETNTTILGKCEFMNPTSSVKDRIALAMIDAAIADGKINKETLIVEPTSGNTGIGLAMVCASKALKLTLTMPESMSLERRQLLSALGANIVLTPAALGMNGAIDKAAELNKETKNSFMPQQFNNPANPAVHKKTTAKEILRDTDGKIDILVVAVGTGGSLTGIGEALKEYNPDIEIIAVEPSSSPVISGGKAGPHKIQGIGAGFIPKVLNCDIFSEVIQVSDEDAFASSKALAKSDGLLVGISAGANAYAAKLVAQREKNRGKTIVTILCDTGERYLSTALYS
- a CDS encoding methyl-accepting chemotaxis protein — encoded protein: MQKRRFFETILFKLSFPLVFSVAAISIISITLNYYLQKEKLEEMIKDKGFAISHNYTVSSKDSLAQGQRKTFQAAMDNIALLEGVKETVLYASSGLMNYKSNEVTVGKPFVHTDDGFYNPNKKIYEQTNGRYLRTDWSDKPLEESAGFHGSTLMDKEKKCSSCHFEIDRDLEFINNRAYKIDEADDTSTFYEKIIAEKGCIACHTNWKEGDVSGYLGVSISNKKMRDQVKDNMWNFTLTLVTIAFIIIVIALIVSLKFKSKLQLLLDGVKNLNEKNGSHIEIKENDEIKDIAQEFNRYIKNMEDGIIQDNKLIANLSDVASKTAKGDMTKRVEVDASSESLNRLKEIVNSMLDAMNTNIQKVLEVLKSYENDNFKATVEIADTQGRVKELFESTNSLGKALSQASKQELEDGHSLESQSLKLSENMTLLTSSAQDQAQKLKDTSAIMESITVAINEIVNRTNNVVSQSEDIKSSISVIRDIADQTNLLALNAAIEAARAGEHGRGFAVVADEVTSLAEKTQKSLNEITATVGIMTGSINEVSSTMQEQSQAVSNINDTIGTLEETTQKNADNAKEVNEIVTQTKEMAGRFVQNAESKEF